The Kordia sp. SMS9 genome window below encodes:
- a CDS encoding UDP-glucuronic acid decarboxylase family protein: MQRILITGAAGFLGSHLCDRFINEGYHVIGMDNLITGDIRNIEHLFHLKEFEFYHHDVTKFVHVPGKLDYILHFASPASPIDYLKIPIQTLKVGSLGTHNLLGLAKEKNARILIASTSEVYGDPLVHPQHEEYYGNVNTIGPRGVYDEAKRFQESITMAYHRFHGLETRIVRIFNTYGPRMRLNDGRVIPAFIGQALRGEDLTVFGDGTQTRSFCYITDQVEGIFRLLKSDYAAPINIGNPHEITIGEFAEEIIKLTGTTQKVIYKELPADDPLQRKPDIRKAKEILGWEPKVGRSEGMRLTYEYFKSLPESELFKKEHKDFSTYTRM, translated from the coding sequence ATGCAACGAATTCTCATCACAGGAGCCGCCGGATTCTTAGGTTCACACTTATGTGATCGCTTTATCAATGAAGGCTATCATGTTATTGGAATGGACAATTTAATTACGGGAGACATTCGTAACATTGAGCATTTATTTCACCTTAAAGAATTTGAGTTTTACCATCATGATGTGACAAAATTTGTACACGTACCAGGAAAACTAGACTATATTTTACACTTTGCATCGCCTGCAAGTCCGATAGATTACTTAAAAATTCCGATTCAAACCTTAAAAGTAGGTTCGCTCGGAACACATAATTTATTAGGATTGGCAAAAGAAAAAAACGCGCGTATTCTCATTGCGTCTACTTCCGAAGTGTATGGCGATCCGTTGGTGCATCCGCAACACGAAGAATACTATGGAAATGTAAATACCATTGGACCGCGCGGAGTGTACGATGAAGCCAAACGTTTTCAAGAATCTATTACCATGGCATATCACCGTTTTCACGGATTGGAAACACGGATTGTACGTATATTTAACACGTATGGTCCTCGCATGCGATTGAACGACGGACGTGTGATTCCTGCCTTCATTGGACAAGCATTGCGTGGAGAAGATTTAACCGTTTTTGGTGATGGAACACAAACACGATCATTCTGTTATATTACCGATCAAGTAGAAGGAATTTTTAGATTGTTGAAAAGTGATTATGCGGCGCCAATCAACATTGGAAATCCGCATGAAATTACCATTGGTGAATTTGCGGAAGAAATCATCAAATTGACGGGAACGACTCAAAAAGTAATTTACAAAGAATTACCAGCAGACGATCCGCTACAGCGAAAACCAGACATTCGTAAGGCAAAAGAAATCTTAGGTTGGGAACCTAAAGTAGGGCGTAGCGAAGGCATGCGATTGACCTACGAATATTTCAAATCACTACCAGAAAGCGAGTTATTTAAAAAAGAACACAAAGATTTTTCAACATATACAAGAATGTAA
- a CDS encoding UDP-glucose/GDP-mannose dehydrogenase family protein, producing the protein MKITVVGTGYVGLVTGTCLAETGNDVLCVDIDENKVTRMQNGEVPIYEPHLDILFERNINAGRLKFTTSLEEGLTHGQIIFLALPTPEDEDGSADLSYVLGVAENIGKLMTDYKVIVDKSTVPVGTADKVTSVVAKHATVDFDIVSNPEFLREGFAVDDFMKPERIVIGSSSERATKLMERLYKPFVRSGNPILIMDEKSAELTKYASNSFLAAKITFMNEIANFCEKVGADVDKVRIGMGTDSRIGKRFLFPGIGYGGSCFPKDVKALHKSGKDNQYNFQILDAVINVNNKQKTALIPKVVSHLGEDLTGKTIAIWGLAFKPETDDIREAPSLYIIDELLSRGAKLKAFDPEAMENVQKKLGEKIEYADSMYGAIQNTDALIICTEWSIFRTPNFNKLRENLNQPVIFDGRNLYDIAEMEREGFAYFSIGRKEVL; encoded by the coding sequence ATGAAAATAACTGTTGTTGGAACAGGATATGTAGGACTCGTCACAGGTACGTGTTTAGCGGAAACAGGAAATGATGTACTTTGTGTTGATATTGATGAAAACAAAGTGACAAGAATGCAAAATGGAGAAGTTCCTATCTACGAACCTCATTTAGATATACTCTTTGAAAGAAATATAAACGCAGGACGCTTAAAATTTACTACGTCACTTGAAGAAGGATTGACGCATGGACAAATTATTTTTTTAGCCTTGCCTACACCAGAAGATGAAGATGGCTCTGCCGATTTATCGTATGTTTTAGGTGTTGCCGAAAATATTGGGAAACTCATGACGGATTACAAAGTCATTGTAGACAAAAGTACTGTGCCTGTTGGAACTGCCGATAAAGTAACATCAGTAGTGGCAAAACATGCTACGGTTGATTTTGACATAGTTTCAAACCCTGAATTTTTACGAGAAGGTTTTGCCGTAGATGATTTCATGAAGCCCGAACGTATTGTCATTGGTTCTAGCTCTGAACGCGCTACCAAATTGATGGAACGTTTATACAAACCGTTTGTACGCTCTGGAAATCCGATTCTCATCATGGATGAAAAATCAGCAGAATTGACAAAATACGCTTCCAACTCTTTCCTAGCCGCAAAAATCACGTTTATGAATGAAATTGCGAACTTCTGTGAAAAAGTTGGCGCTGATGTAGACAAAGTTCGTATTGGAATGGGAACTGACTCACGCATTGGAAAACGTTTCCTATTTCCAGGAATCGGCTACGGCGGATCGTGTTTTCCAAAAGATGTAAAAGCCTTACACAAATCAGGAAAAGACAATCAATACAATTTCCAAATCTTAGACGCGGTTATCAATGTAAATAACAAACAAAAAACGGCGTTAATTCCAAAAGTGGTGAGTCACTTAGGAGAAGATTTAACTGGAAAAACCATTGCTATTTGGGGATTGGCATTCAAACCAGAAACCGACGATATTCGGGAAGCGCCATCGTTATATATCATTGATGAATTGCTTTCGCGAGGTGCCAAACTTAAAGCATTTGATCCAGAAGCCATGGAGAATGTGCAGAAAAAATTGGGAGAAAAAATTGAATATGCAGACAGTATGTATGGCGCTATTCAAAACACAGATGCGTTGATTATTTGTACAGAATGGAGCATCTTTAGAACACCAAATTTCAACAAACTAAGAGAAAACCTAAACCAACCTGTCATTTTTGACGGTAGAAATTTATACGACATTGCAGAAATGGAAAGAGAAGGTTTTGCCTATTTTTCTATTGGACGCAAAGAAGTTTTATAA
- a CDS encoding nucleoside-diphosphate sugar epimerase/dehydratase: MKVSNSRNIKDAIKQVLKSSKKRIDFKNIGYLPRWLILCFDMFICCVAVILTGVIVNNININDPNISPQSIFGFSAKDGLILITNLLFFIFFRTYAGLIRHSTFIDAIKFFLASLATLITLLVVNYSHVIFRGDTLLLIPKLFIYFAVSFSALLLFRVLVKQVFEAYFDHAAKDDQISVMIYGIDSNAIAISNALKVERPIRYKLIGFIDKKGKNQSKEILGLPIIHLKRKLAVILRAHGANAIILANKSITQEERIKIVDECLEHNIKVFRAPIVSDMEDKENVNVAQQIQNVQIEDLLEREPIVLNNKLIAKELFDRRILVTGGAGSIGSEIARQVANYNPQKLIIVDQAETPLYQIQMEIRANFPDLDFEAVIADVRDKEKLENIFNLYKPQVVYHAAAYKHVPLMEDNPSQAIFTNVMGTKNVADTALKFKTYKFVLVSTDKAVNPSNVMGASKRIAEIYVQAMQEAFQNDNRYDTNFVTTRFGNVLGSNGSVVPLFKRQIAEGGPLTITHPDIIRYFMTIPEACQLVLEAGAMGNGGEIYIFDMGEAVKIIDLAKKIIKLAGFVPNKDIDIKIIGLRPGEKLYEELLNDKSTTLPTYNEKIMIARAEMYDYEVINTNIAELIDSACLYNKVEVVKRMKVLVPEYKSMNSCYEELDKKELPPKKDTKTVNLRDKKVS; this comes from the coding sequence ATGAAGGTATCGAATTCAAGGAACATAAAAGACGCAATTAAACAAGTTCTAAAATCAAGTAAAAAACGCATTGATTTTAAGAACATAGGATATTTACCTCGATGGCTTATCTTATGTTTTGACATGTTCATTTGTTGTGTCGCGGTTATTCTTACAGGCGTTATTGTAAATAATATCAACATTAACGATCCTAACATTTCGCCACAATCTATCTTTGGATTTTCGGCAAAAGACGGATTGATCTTAATCACCAACTTATTATTCTTTATTTTCTTTAGAACGTATGCAGGACTCATTCGTCACTCTACGTTTATTGATGCGATCAAATTTTTCTTGGCATCGTTGGCAACGTTAATTACATTACTCGTTGTCAATTATTCGCATGTCATATTTAGAGGAGACACGTTATTACTAATACCGAAACTGTTTATCTACTTTGCTGTTTCTTTTTCAGCATTATTATTATTTAGAGTCTTGGTAAAACAAGTTTTTGAAGCATATTTTGATCATGCCGCAAAAGATGATCAAATCAGCGTGATGATTTACGGAATTGACTCCAACGCAATTGCCATTTCAAACGCACTCAAAGTAGAACGTCCAATTCGATACAAACTCATTGGTTTTATTGACAAGAAAGGAAAAAACCAAAGTAAAGAAATCTTAGGATTACCCATCATTCATCTCAAAAGAAAACTTGCCGTAATTCTGCGGGCACATGGAGCAAATGCTATCATCTTAGCAAACAAATCCATCACGCAAGAAGAACGCATCAAAATTGTAGATGAGTGTTTAGAGCATAACATCAAAGTATTTAGAGCGCCAATTGTTTCCGATATGGAAGACAAGGAAAATGTGAACGTGGCGCAACAAATTCAAAATGTACAAATTGAAGACCTACTCGAAAGAGAACCCATTGTCTTAAATAATAAGCTTATCGCGAAAGAACTTTTTGATCGTAGAATCTTAGTCACAGGTGGCGCGGGTTCTATAGGAAGTGAAATTGCGCGACAAGTTGCCAATTACAATCCGCAAAAACTGATCATTGTCGATCAGGCAGAAACGCCATTGTATCAAATACAAATGGAAATCAGAGCCAACTTTCCAGACTTAGATTTTGAAGCAGTCATTGCCGATGTTCGCGACAAAGAGAAACTGGAAAATATCTTTAATCTCTACAAACCACAAGTGGTCTATCACGCGGCAGCGTACAAACACGTACCATTAATGGAAGACAATCCGTCACAAGCTATTTTTACCAATGTGATGGGAACTAAAAATGTAGCAGATACTGCCTTAAAATTTAAAACATACAAATTTGTATTGGTTTCCACAGACAAAGCGGTAAACCCAAGTAATGTGATGGGAGCTTCCAAGCGAATTGCCGAAATTTACGTGCAGGCAATGCAAGAAGCATTTCAAAACGACAATCGTTACGATACCAATTTTGTCACAACACGTTTTGGAAATGTACTAGGTTCCAATGGTTCGGTAGTACCATTATTCAAACGACAAATTGCGGAAGGTGGTCCGTTAACCATTACACATCCAGATATCATTCGTTATTTTATGACCATTCCAGAAGCGTGTCAGCTTGTATTAGAAGCTGGAGCCATGGGGAATGGTGGCGAAATCTACATCTTTGACATGGGAGAAGCCGTAAAAATTATTGATTTGGCGAAGAAAATTATCAAACTTGCAGGTTTTGTACCGAACAAAGACATTGATATCAAAATCATCGGATTGCGTCCAGGTGAAAAACTATACGAAGAATTATTAAATGACAAATCGACGACATTGCCAACGTACAATGAAAAAATTATGATTGCTCGTGCGGAAATGTATGATTATGAAGTAATAAATACGAATATTGCCGAACTTATTGATTCTGCTTGTTTATACAACAAAGTAGAAGTTGTAAAACGAATGAAAGTATTGGTTCCTGAATATAAAAGTATGAACTCTTGTTATGAAGAATTAGACAAGAAAGAATTGCCACCTAAAAAAGATACCAAAACGGTCAATTTGAGAGATAAGAAAGTATCGTAA
- a CDS encoding glycosyltransferase family 2 protein, translating to MRQPLVSVITPTYNTEEFIADTIDSVRAQSYTNWELILVDDASSDRTVAILNEYAAIDERIKVQVLKTNAGAAIARNTAIEKASGTYIAFLDADDLWKPEKLTKQIAFMQEKDISVCFSSYELMNEAGISLGKMIKALPKVDYNKMLKSNYIGNLTGIYNASTLGKVYMPNIRKRQDWALWLALVKKVEFAYSLEEPLARYRLRENSISSNKLNLLKYNYTIYRKALNFGAFKSSLYLLRFLIEHFFIKPRQTVQL from the coding sequence ATGCGTCAACCTTTAGTTTCTGTCATTACCCCAACCTATAATACCGAAGAATTCATTGCGGATACGATTGATTCTGTTCGTGCGCAAAGTTATACGAATTGGGAACTGATTTTGGTAGACGATGCTTCTAGTGATAGAACGGTTGCCATTTTAAACGAATATGCCGCCATTGACGAGCGCATCAAAGTACAGGTGTTGAAAACCAACGCTGGCGCTGCCATTGCACGAAATACTGCCATTGAAAAAGCTTCAGGAACGTATATTGCATTTTTAGACGCGGACGATTTGTGGAAGCCTGAAAAGCTCACCAAACAAATCGCATTCATGCAAGAAAAAGATATTTCGGTGTGTTTTTCAAGCTACGAATTGATGAATGAAGCAGGAATTTCATTGGGAAAAATGATCAAAGCATTGCCCAAAGTAGATTATAACAAAATGCTAAAAAGTAATTATATAGGCAACCTTACGGGAATTTACAATGCCTCAACATTAGGGAAAGTATACATGCCAAACATTCGCAAGCGCCAAGATTGGGCATTGTGGCTTGCGTTGGTCAAAAAAGTAGAATTTGCCTATAGTTTGGAAGAACCGTTAGCGCGATATCGCTTGCGCGAGAATTCAATTTCGTCCAATAAACTAAATTTATTAAAATACAATTATACTATTTACAGAAAGGCACTTAACTTTGGGGCTTTCAAATCGAGCTTATATTTACTTCGATTTTTAATAGAACATTTCTTTATAAAACCACGACAAACCGTACAACTATGA
- the purD gene encoding phosphoribosylamine--glycine ligase, with amino-acid sequence MNILVLGSGGREHTFTWKLAQSPHVTKLFVAPGNAGTASIAENVAMNVNDFDAIGKFSIENNIDMLVVGPEDPLVKGIHDYFLADDTLKGIHVIGPQQEAAELEGSKEFAKKFMMRHNIPTAAYESFTKDTVAAGCEFLTTLQPPYVLKADGLAAGKGVLIIQDLQEAQNSLREMLVDAKFGDASTKVVIEEFLDGIELSCFVLTDGKNYLTLPTAKDYKRIGEGDTGLNTGGMGAISPVPFADAEFMEKIETRIIKPTIDGFQKDNLPYKGFVFIGLIKVGNDPFVIEYNVRMGDPETEVVIPRLENDLAEILEAVGTETLDQIDLKIKKEAATTIMVVSGGYPEAYQKGKEITGIETIEDSIVFHAGTKLDAEKVVTNGGRVIAITSHATTYEEAIKKSYQNINKLHFDKMYYRKDIGFDL; translated from the coding sequence ATGAATATTCTTGTGTTAGGATCAGGAGGAAGAGAACATACATTTACATGGAAATTAGCGCAAAGTCCGCACGTTACAAAACTTTTTGTAGCACCAGGAAATGCAGGAACCGCTAGTATTGCTGAAAATGTTGCCATGAATGTGAATGACTTTGATGCCATTGGAAAATTCTCCATTGAAAACAATATTGACATGCTTGTCGTAGGTCCTGAAGATCCATTAGTCAAAGGAATTCACGATTATTTCTTAGCAGATGATACTTTAAAAGGAATTCACGTGATTGGTCCGCAACAAGAAGCAGCCGAACTCGAAGGAAGTAAGGAATTTGCCAAAAAATTTATGATGCGTCATAACATTCCAACGGCGGCATACGAAAGTTTTACCAAAGATACGGTAGCAGCTGGTTGCGAATTTTTAACCACATTGCAACCGCCGTACGTATTAAAAGCAGACGGATTGGCGGCAGGAAAAGGTGTATTGATCATTCAAGATTTACAAGAAGCACAAAATTCGCTTCGTGAAATGCTCGTCGATGCAAAATTTGGTGACGCAAGTACGAAAGTTGTCATTGAAGAATTTTTAGATGGCATCGAATTGAGTTGTTTTGTGTTGACGGATGGAAAAAACTACCTAACGCTTCCCACAGCGAAAGATTACAAGCGCATTGGCGAAGGTGATACAGGTTTAAATACAGGCGGAATGGGCGCCATATCGCCAGTTCCTTTTGCAGATGCGGAGTTTATGGAAAAAATAGAAACACGCATCATCAAACCAACAATTGACGGTTTTCAAAAAGATAACTTGCCGTACAAAGGATTTGTCTTTATCGGATTGATCAAAGTTGGCAACGATCCGTTTGTAATAGAATATAATGTACGCATGGGCGATCCGGAAACGGAAGTCGTCATTCCACGTTTAGAAAACGACTTGGCTGAGATTTTGGAAGCTGTAGGAACGGAAACTTTAGATCAAATTGATTTAAAAATCAAGAAAGAAGCGGCAACAACTATTATGGTGGTTTCTGGCGGATATCCAGAAGCGTACCAAAAAGGAAAAGAAATTACAGGAATCGAAACCATTGAAGATTCAATCGTGTTTCACGCTGGAACCAAATTAGATGCAGAAAAAGTAGTGACCAATGGCGGAAGAGTCATTGCGATTACTTCACATGCGACAACCTACGAAGAAGCCATAAAAAAATCTTATCAAAATATAAACAAGTTACATTTTGATAAGATGTATTATAGAAAAGATATTGGCTTCGACTTATAA
- a CDS encoding undecaprenyl-phosphate glucose phosphotransferase, with protein sequence MHVKGRYSWLLRPFFLVFDLCVINILVFLFFNFNDQDLYFFDSSFWNNKHLLFIIYTVIFWPLSAFFLKFYNVYRFTSVPQILSLLIKQLLAYTLIMYAFIGIFRSIDVPAFLTFKYLMLSFGIIGLGKIIGYYGLKKYRSVLDGNIRRVIIIGFSAGAQELERLFRNNKELGYKLLGIFSDKNSELITGTIDDSFDFIEKETGIDEIYCAIDELSEKHVNDYVKYASMSMINIKFIPNTKKLITKRLKTDYYNYLPVLSIQEVALNNNLNRFIKRVFDVVFSLLIIIFLLSWLIPLMAILIKLESRGPVFYRHVRNGINYKEFTCYKFRSMAHNSNSDYEHVTPQDSRVTRIGRFIRKTSIDELPQFFNVLKGDMSVVGPRPHMIPYTKEYAKKIDKYNFVFRHSVKPGISGLAQVKGYRGEIKNDEDIINRIKYDIFYIENWSLFLDIKIIAETILNILKGEKNAY encoded by the coding sequence ATGCATGTAAAAGGAAGATATTCATGGCTCTTGCGACCATTTTTTCTGGTGTTCGATTTGTGCGTCATCAATATTCTTGTCTTCCTTTTTTTTAACTTCAACGATCAAGATTTATACTTTTTTGATTCCAGTTTTTGGAACAATAAGCATTTACTATTTATTATTTATACGGTCATATTTTGGCCGTTATCTGCGTTCTTTTTAAAATTCTATAACGTATATCGTTTCACCTCAGTTCCGCAAATTTTATCCTTACTCATCAAGCAATTATTAGCATATACGCTTATTATGTATGCGTTTATCGGAATTTTTAGAAGTATTGATGTGCCTGCTTTTCTCACGTTTAAATATTTAATGTTGAGTTTCGGAATTATCGGATTGGGGAAAATTATTGGTTATTACGGTTTAAAAAAATATCGTTCCGTTTTAGATGGAAACATTCGTAGAGTTATTATCATTGGTTTTAGTGCAGGCGCGCAGGAATTGGAGCGTTTATTCAGAAACAACAAAGAATTGGGATACAAACTCTTGGGTATTTTTAGCGATAAGAATAGCGAATTGATCACAGGAACAATTGACGATAGCTTTGACTTTATAGAAAAAGAAACTGGGATTGACGAAATATACTGCGCCATTGATGAACTTTCAGAAAAGCATGTGAACGATTATGTCAAGTATGCCAGCATGAGCATGATCAATATTAAGTTCATTCCAAACACAAAAAAATTAATCACCAAACGACTCAAAACGGATTATTACAACTATTTGCCCGTTTTATCCATTCAAGAAGTAGCGCTAAATAATAATTTAAACCGATTTATCAAAAGAGTTTTTGATGTTGTTTTTTCATTGCTCATCATTATTTTCTTGCTTTCATGGTTGATTCCGCTCATGGCAATTTTGATCAAATTAGAATCGAGAGGTCCTGTATTTTACCGACATGTGCGAAACGGTATTAATTATAAAGAATTTACCTGTTACAAATTCCGTTCTATGGCGCACAATAGCAATTCTGATTATGAACATGTAACACCGCAAGATTCTCGGGTAACGCGCATTGGTCGTTTCATTCGAAAAACAAGTATTGACGAATTGCCACAATTTTTCAACGTACTCAAAGGCGATATGTCCGTGGTTGGTCCAAGACCACACATGATTCCGTACACAAAAGAATATGCCAAAAAAATTGACAAATACAACTTTGTATTCCGCCACAGCGTAAAACCTGGTATTTCAGGTTTGGCGCAAGTAAAAGGTTATCGCGGAGAAATTAAAAACGACGAAGACATCATCAACCGAATCAAATACGATATTTTTTATATTGAAAATTGGTCGTTGTTTTTAGACATCAAAATTATTGCTGAAACGATTCTTAATATTCTCAAAGGAGAAAAAAACGCCTACTAA
- a CDS encoding DUF6427 family protein — protein sequence MITSVFGKSKPINFILCIGILLVYFVMHLFSEDKAFNLDRIAAEVPVLLLLVFALFVIDFIVKKNDLTQQNDYALFFATIFIGFFPAIFENIQMVCIYILILFAFRRIITLGSLRSVKRKIFDATFFIGCAVLFDSWILLYTIVIYLGILLYVSSDYRNWLVPIVALTVVIGLFIVYLLFVEQNVLTNPLFQFDIKINYSATSYRRIALHLVITLLFSINFVIFFLKYKTYSSQKKISFLLTKVLFFTGITYVLFAKNIMQNTELLLLFPLAVFMGNLLERIENKRIGDIITLLLMIVSFLFNIYPK from the coding sequence ATGATCACAAGTGTTTTTGGGAAATCGAAACCAATAAATTTTATTCTCTGCATAGGAATTCTTCTTGTGTACTTTGTAATGCACTTATTTTCAGAAGATAAAGCCTTTAATTTGGATAGAATAGCTGCGGAAGTTCCGGTGTTATTATTATTGGTATTTGCGCTTTTTGTGATTGATTTTATCGTAAAGAAGAACGATTTAACCCAACAAAACGATTATGCGCTCTTTTTTGCCACTATTTTTATAGGATTTTTTCCTGCTATTTTTGAAAACATTCAAATGGTATGCATATATATTTTGATACTTTTTGCTTTCAGGCGAATCATAACGTTAGGATCATTACGGAGTGTCAAACGAAAAATATTTGATGCTACATTTTTTATAGGCTGTGCTGTATTGTTTGATTCTTGGATACTACTTTACACAATCGTTATTTACCTTGGAATTTTGTTATATGTTTCGAGCGATTATAGAAATTGGTTGGTGCCAATTGTGGCACTGACGGTCGTGATTGGTTTGTTTATCGTGTATTTATTGTTTGTTGAACAAAATGTTCTTACAAACCCACTCTTTCAGTTTGATATAAAAATTAACTATTCAGCGACAAGTTATAGGCGAATTGCGCTACATTTAGTAATCACCCTACTTTTTAGCATAAATTTTGTAATATTTTTTTTAAAATACAAAACGTATTCTTCTCAAAAAAAAATCTCTTTTTTACTAACTAAAGTGCTGTTTTTTACGGGTATTACGTACGTGCTATTCGCTAAAAATATCATGCAAAATACAGAGCTTTTATTGCTATTTCCATTAGCAGTTTTTATGGGCAATTTGCTAGAGAGGATAGAAAACAAAAGGATTGGCGATATTATTACACTTTTGCTAATGATTGTTAGTTTTCTCTTCAACATATATCCAAAATAA
- a CDS encoding uracil phosphoribosyltransferase, with the protein MKSLFEGIAYLFEEILFLPFEALRAMELQNWTLANALNWIFMLIAAAAMVYWVLQLKKFNDSGEERKDVTSHSYL; encoded by the coding sequence ATGAAAAGTTTATTTGAAGGAATTGCTTACTTGTTTGAAGAAATATTATTTCTTCCATTTGAAGCGTTACGTGCGATGGAATTACAGAATTGGACCTTAGCCAATGCATTGAACTGGATTTTTATGTTGATTGCAGCTGCTGCAATGGTATACTGGGTATTACAGTTAAAAAAATTCAACGACAGTGGTGAAGAACGCAAAGATGTTACTTCGCACTCGTATTTATAA